Proteins from a genomic interval of Lolium perenne isolate Kyuss_39 chromosome 1, Kyuss_2.0, whole genome shotgun sequence:
- the LOC127327605 gene encoding F-box protein At5g49610, with protein sequence MDSKKVFTAGSLTDDIVVEILSRVPYKSFCRFKCVSKAWLAFSSDPHYCEKLPKIPTGLFHKGKDGSAVQLLSLSPNDEGIDGALTFLPHHEHLEFVDCCNGLVLCKYKSSYTSPDICRFIVCNPATREWRTLPDTHPNPYGPGGSLYTTLLAFDLSWSSQFYVFNFVKRYHDYLPLGVRELEVFSSEISMWLVDAKWSSCIQVRKSRAFIGGVLYVQTYSRETLVFKGLEAMISGIPPHHFTIKMQHDPWRLANGCFGQSSGFLQCAFPEESGDTVAVFNLDSCHPYKWSLKHRLSARDVFGKDDLVRSYGSFLRWISTWLLTKTNGINGLIFVNG encoded by the coding sequence ATGGACTCGAAGAAGGTGTTTACTGCTGGTAGTCTGACTGATGATATAGTGGTGGAAATCCTCTCTCGGGTGCCGTACAAGTCTTTCTGCCGCTTCAAATGTGTCTCGAAGGCATGGCTTGCCTTCTCCTCTGATCCACACTACTGTGAGAAACTGCCAAAGATTCCCACTGGTCTTTTTCACAAAGGCAAAGACGGGTCTGCTGTCCAGCTTCTTAGCCTGTCCCCAAATGATGAGGGAATTGATGGAGCTCTTACATTCTTGCCGCACCATGAGCATTTGGAATTTGTGGACTGTTGCAATGGCCTAGTTCTCTGTAAGTACAAGAGCAGCTATACTTCTCCAGATATTTGCCGCTTCATCGTGTGCAACCCGGCAACACGAGAGTGGAGGACGCTTCCTGATACCCATCCTAACCCATATGGTCCAGGTGGCTCCTTGTATACAACTCTTTTGGCCTTTGATCTATCATGGTCGTCGCAGTTCTATGTCTTCAACTTTGTGAAGAGGTACCACGATTATTTGCCACTTGGTGTTAGGGAACTTGAAGTGTTCTCCTCTGAGATATCCATGTGGCTTGTGGATGCTAAATGGAGTTCTTGTATACAGGTTCGTAAATCTCGTGCCTTTATAGGTGGAGTGTTGTATGTGCAGACATACAGCCGTGAGACTCTGGTGTTCAAGGGCTTGGAGGCAATGATTTCAGGCATACCGCCCCATCATTTCACTATCAAGATGCAGCATGACCCTTGGAGACTTGCGAATGGTTGCTTTGGCCAATCATCGGGGTTCTTGCAGTGTGCATTTCCAGAGGAGAGTGGTGATACGGTTGCAGTTTTCAATCTTGATAGCTGTCATCCTTACAAGTGGTCTTTGAAGCATCGCCTTAGCGCGAGGGACGTATTCGGAAAGGATGACCTTGTTCGCAGTTATGGAAGCTTCTTACGTTGGATATCCACGTGGCTTTTAACGAAAACAAATGGAATCAATGGATTAATCTTTGTCAACGGCTAA
- the LOC127327607 gene encoding disease resistance protein BAK6 translates to MAAPQSGAALLTGLLALATLASCNTEGDILYTQRQTWKDPNNVLQSWDPTLVNPCTWFHVTCNNDNSVIRVDLGNAGLSGTLVAELGGMKNLQYLELYGNNFSGPIPTILGNLTSLVSLDLYSNSLTGAIPTSLGAVGTLRYLRLYGNNLTGPIPASLGRLTNLRNLELQENALSGSIPASLGNITKLQYLRLYGNMLTGTVPLEILSLVLDGDLAELNVRRNNLAGTVTSSKQRVSNIIQDTLKTAN, encoded by the exons ATGGCCGCTCCTCAGTCTGGAGCAGCACTCCTCACCGGCCTTCTTGCTCTTGCAACTCTTGCCAGCTGCAACACTGAAG GTGACATCCTTTACACGCAGAGGCAGACATGGAAGGACCCTAACAATGTTCTCCAAAGCTGGGATCCAACCCTTGTGAATCCCTGCACTTGGTTTCATGTTACCTGCAACAATGACAACTCGGTTATCCGTGT GGATTTGGGAAATGCAGGCCTCTCAGGCACCCTGGTTGCTGAACTGGGAGGAATGAAGAACCTGCAGTATCT CGAGCTTTATGGGAATAACTTCAGTGGACCGATACCGACAATACTGGGAAACCTGACAAGCCTTGTCAGCCTTGATCTTTACAGCAACAGTCTCACTGGCGCAATACCAACCTCGCTTGGGGCGGTGGGGACGCTGCGTTACCT GAGGCTGTATGGGAACAACCTGACAGGACCCATACCGGCATCGTTGGGCCGTCTGACGAACCTTAGAAATTTGGAGCTTCAAGAGAACGCCCTTAGTGGATCTATCCCGGCTTCCCTGGGCAACATCACGAAATTGCAGTACTT GCGGTTGTACGGCAACATGCTAACCGGCACGGTGCCGCTGGAGATCCTCTCTCTTGTTCTCGACGGGGACTTGGCTGAACT AAATGTTAGGAGAAACAATCTGGCCGGCACTGTCACCTCATCTAAACAAAGAG TGAGCAACATCATCCAGGACACGCTCAAGACAGCAAATTGA